A genome region from Setaria italica strain Yugu1 chromosome III, Setaria_italica_v2.0, whole genome shotgun sequence includes the following:
- the LOC101772384 gene encoding outer envelope pore protein 16, chloroplastic, producing the protein MAKITGAESFEAEAVWLGLPRRSTITVSIEMDRPVLNPKLHGFLLSHRALRSFLNVGAAAACKVAAEDAFDCLTTGGVSRHKVKHSVKNMCKEGSYWGAAAGAFEAIEYGLELMRGRSDWKNAMIGGALAGALISAANSSHRDTKQVIKHSIAGGAIGTAVEFISHRRHVVFGPIRLEDTDEIEQIKIWEVPQDANKSGAKMVKSWEFKNATDWICGLWAKD; encoded by the exons ATGGCCAAGATCACGGGAGCCGAATCATTCGAGGCTGAGGCCGTCTGGTTAGGGCTGCCGCGGCGGAGCACCATCACGGTGAGCATCGAGATGGACAGGCCCGTGCTGAACCCCAAGCTCCATGGCTTCCTGCTGTCGCACCGCGCCCTCCGCAGCTTCCTCaacgtcggcgccgccgccgcttgcaaGGTCGCCGCCGAGGATGCTTTCGACTGCCTCACAACAG GGGGCGTTTCAAGGCACAAAGTTAAGCATTCA GTGAAGAACATGTGCAAGGAGGGTTCGTACTGGG gcgctgctgctggagctTTTGAGGCCATCGAGTATGGATTGGAGCTGATGCGCGGTCGCTCTGACTGG AAGAACGCGATGATCGGAGGCGCGTTAGCTGGTGCTCTCATCTCCGCCGCCAACAGCAGCCACAGAGACACCAAGCAGGTGATCAAGCATTCCATCGCCGGTGGCGCCATTGGAACGGCTGTTGAGTTCATCAGCCACCGCAGGCACGTCGTTTTCGGTCCCATTAGACTCGAGGATACCGATGAAATTGAGCAGATTAAAATATGGGAGGTGCCCCAAGATGCCAATAAAAGTGGCGCCAAAATGGTAAAATCTTGGGAATTCAAAAACGCCACCGATTGGATCTGTGGGCTGTGGGCCAAGGACTGA
- the LOC101772792 gene encoding mitochondrial import inner membrane translocase subunit Tim9, which produces MDAAAASAAATAAGDEEQDQARMDAITEKLQTRDAMRLYNWLSQRCFSDCVVTFYRRALGKREEECVRSCVRKYQLFSTSSAARFAYLADPTSSSSAASDD; this is translated from the exons ATGGACGCCGCCgcagcttccgccgccgccacggccgccggcgacgaggagcagGACCAGGCGCGGATGGACGCCATCACCGAAAAACTACAGACTCGAGACGC GATGCGGCTGTACAACTGGCTCTCGCAGCGCTGCTTCTCCGACTGCGTCGTCACCTTCTACCGCCGGGCGCTCGGCAAGCGGGAGGAGGAGTGCGTCCGCTCCTGCGTCCGCAAGTACCAGCTCTTCTCCACATCGTCCGCCGCGCGCTTCGCCTACCTCGCCgaccccacctcctcctcttcggcAGCATCCGACGACTGA